In a genomic window of Corynebacterium lizhenjunii:
- the groES gene encoding co-chaperone GroES, with protein sequence MAQIKPLEDKVLVQIVEAETTTASGLVIPDSAKEKPQEATVVAVGPGRTDDKGQIIPVGVKEGDVVVFSKYGGTELKYDGQEYLLLSARDLLAVIEK encoded by the coding sequence ATGGCACAGATTAAGCCGCTGGAAGACAAGGTCCTGGTCCAGATCGTTGAGGCAGAAACCACCACCGCATCCGGTCTGGTCATCCCGGACTCCGCTAAGGAAAAGCCGCAGGAGGCCACCGTGGTGGCTGTCGGCCCGGGCCGCACCGATGACAAGGGCCAGATCATCCCGGTCGGTGTGAAGGAAGGCGACGTCGTGGTCTTCTCCAAGTACGGCGGCACCGAGCTCAAGTACGACGGCCAGGAGTACCTGCTGCTGTCCGCGCGTGACCTGCTCGCAGTCATCGAGAAGTAA
- the groL gene encoding chaperonin GroEL (60 kDa chaperone family; promotes refolding of misfolded polypeptides especially under stressful conditions; forms two stacked rings of heptamers to form a barrel-shaped 14mer; ends can be capped by GroES; misfolded proteins enter the barrel where they are refolded when GroES binds), protein MAKLIAFDQEAREGIQRGVDTLADAVKVTLGPRGRNVVLSKAFGGPTVTNDGVTIARDIDLEDPFENLGAQLVKSVAVKTNDIAGDGTTTATLLAQALVYEGLRNVAAGANPVELNRGIAAAAEKVVEELKARATPVASSRDIAQVATVSSRDPEVGDMVAGAMDKVGKDGVVTVEESQTMDSAVDVTEGISFDKGYLSPYFATEEETYHAVLDDAQILLVRNKISSLPDFLPLLEKIAESNKPTLIVAEDIEGEPLQALVVNSIRKILKVAAVKAPYFGERRKGFMDDLAVVTGATVVDPEVGINLSESGLEVLGTARRVTVTKEETVIVDGGGTAEAVEERRGQLRRDIERTDSTWDREKLEERLAKLSGGVAVIRVGAATETEVNERKLRVEDAINAARAAVEEGVIAGGGSVLVQIAAELEKFAEDFEGEAKIGVLSVSRALTRPAYWIAQNAGLDGAVVVARVRDLPNGEGFNAATLEYGNLIDSGIIDPVKVTHSAVVNATSVARMVLTTEASVVEKPAEEEPAAAGHGHQH, encoded by the coding sequence ATGGCAAAGCTCATTGCATTTGACCAGGAGGCTCGGGAAGGCATCCAGCGCGGCGTAGATACGCTTGCCGATGCCGTCAAGGTCACCCTGGGCCCGCGCGGGCGCAACGTGGTGCTGTCTAAGGCCTTCGGTGGCCCGACCGTGACCAACGATGGCGTGACCATCGCCCGCGATATTGACCTTGAGGATCCTTTTGAGAACTTGGGCGCCCAGCTGGTGAAGTCCGTGGCGGTCAAGACCAACGACATCGCCGGTGATGGCACCACTACCGCCACCTTGCTGGCGCAGGCCTTGGTGTACGAGGGCCTGCGCAACGTGGCCGCTGGAGCCAACCCGGTTGAGCTCAACCGCGGCATTGCGGCGGCTGCTGAAAAGGTGGTAGAAGAGCTCAAGGCTCGCGCCACTCCGGTTGCGTCCTCGCGCGATATTGCCCAGGTAGCCACGGTGTCCTCCCGCGATCCGGAGGTTGGCGACATGGTCGCTGGCGCCATGGACAAGGTGGGCAAGGACGGCGTGGTCACAGTGGAAGAGTCCCAGACCATGGACTCTGCTGTGGACGTTACTGAGGGCATCTCCTTTGACAAGGGCTACCTCTCCCCGTACTTCGCCACGGAAGAGGAGACCTACCACGCAGTACTGGATGATGCCCAGATTCTGCTGGTACGCAACAAGATTTCCTCCCTGCCGGACTTCCTGCCACTGCTGGAAAAGATTGCGGAGTCCAATAAGCCCACGCTCATTGTTGCTGAGGACATCGAGGGTGAGCCACTGCAGGCGTTGGTGGTTAATTCCATCCGCAAGATCCTCAAGGTCGCGGCCGTGAAGGCCCCGTACTTTGGCGAGCGCCGCAAAGGCTTCATGGATGACCTGGCGGTTGTTACCGGCGCTACCGTGGTGGACCCGGAGGTGGGGATCAACCTCTCCGAGTCTGGCCTGGAAGTGCTGGGCACCGCTCGCCGCGTGACGGTGACGAAGGAAGAGACCGTCATCGTTGATGGCGGCGGCACGGCAGAAGCCGTAGAGGAGCGCCGCGGCCAGCTGCGCCGCGACATCGAGCGCACGGACTCCACCTGGGACCGCGAGAAGCTGGAGGAGCGCCTGGCCAAGCTCTCCGGCGGCGTGGCGGTCATCCGCGTGGGTGCCGCGACGGAGACCGAGGTCAACGAGCGCAAGCTGCGCGTCGAGGACGCCATCAATGCCGCCCGCGCGGCGGTGGAAGAAGGCGTTATTGCCGGCGGCGGTTCCGTGCTGGTGCAGATCGCCGCTGAGCTGGAGAAGTTCGCCGAGGATTTCGAGGGCGAGGCCAAGATCGGCGTCCTGTCCGTCTCCCGCGCCCTGACCCGCCCGGCGTATTGGATTGCCCAAAACGCTGGCCTGGACGGCGCCGTGGTGGTTGCGCGCGTGCGCGATCTACCCAACGGTGAGGGCTTCAACGCCGCCACCTTGGAGTACGGCAACCTGATTGACTCCGGCATCATTGACCCGGTCAAGGTCACCCACTCCGCCGTGGTCAACGCCACCTCCGTGGCCCGCATGGTTCTGACCACCGAGGCTTCTGTGGTGGAAAAGCCAGCGGAGGAAGAACCTGCGGCCGCAGGCCACGGGCACCAGCACTAA
- a CDS encoding ATP-binding cassette domain-containing protein: MNFPHCICVRGARSNNLRDVTIDIPKHALTVFTGVSGSGKSSLVFDTIAAESQRLVNETYPGFVQGFMPSLARPDVDYLGGLTAAIIVGQEPMAANARSTFGTATDIVGLLRILYSRAAQPAAGGPAAYSFNVPSVSSQGGMSVNGKATEVVRFERTGGMCPECEGLGRANDIDLSAVVDESLSLNEGAILLPGHKVDSWSWKAYAQSGLYPADVPVAQFTPEQKHALYYLDDVKVKVAGVNMSYLGVVPRMRQSMLSKDPESLKKHVREFVQRAVRFVPCPACGGTRLAEHVRNSFLNGLSLAEVCELELPQVRAWASEIADAPVAPLVSSLTAALDAAIDLGLGYLTLSRPAGSLSGGEAQRTRMVRHMGSALTDVTYVFDEPTSGLHPHDIDRVNRLLLALRDKGNTVLVVEHKPQTIAIADYVVDMGPAAGSLGGEVVFAGTVEQLRGADTVTGRHLADAAQLKSSVRSPRGQLQIVGAASNNLRDVDLEIPVGVLTAVTGVAGSGKTSLLAHLPELIEDPARVLRVDQGAVKGSRRSNPATYTGALDSLRKAFAKANGVSAALFSANSEGACPACNGAGVVYVDLGVMSGVDVPCDVCEGRRFAQGVLDYRLGGLSIADVLDLPAARAAEFCADNRIGPAAKICRTLVQVGLGYVTLGQPLTTLSGGEQQRLKLAAHLHDKKSTADILVLDEPSTGLHPADVTVLLELLDVLVDQGNTVIVVEHNLAVIAHVDYVIDLGPGAGSAGGTVVAEGTPAQLVQQQPAHSLTAQYLARYLDAPPAQP, from the coding sequence GTGAATTTCCCCCACTGCATCTGCGTGCGTGGCGCGCGCTCCAACAACCTGCGCGACGTCACCATCGACATCCCCAAGCACGCCCTGACGGTCTTTACGGGAGTTTCCGGCTCCGGTAAGTCCTCCCTAGTCTTCGACACCATTGCCGCGGAATCCCAGCGGCTGGTTAATGAAACTTACCCGGGCTTTGTCCAGGGCTTCATGCCCTCCTTGGCCCGTCCGGACGTGGACTATTTGGGTGGACTGACTGCGGCAATCATCGTGGGGCAAGAACCCATGGCAGCGAATGCACGCTCGACGTTCGGTACCGCAACGGACATCGTCGGGCTATTGCGCATCCTGTACTCCCGCGCGGCGCAACCGGCGGCAGGTGGCCCGGCAGCCTACTCCTTTAACGTGCCTTCGGTCTCCAGCCAGGGTGGGATGTCTGTCAATGGCAAGGCCACAGAAGTAGTGCGTTTCGAGCGTACCGGGGGCATGTGTCCGGAGTGCGAGGGGCTGGGCCGCGCGAATGACATTGATTTGTCCGCGGTGGTGGATGAGTCGCTTTCGCTCAACGAGGGCGCCATTTTGTTGCCCGGACACAAGGTGGATTCGTGGTCCTGGAAGGCGTACGCGCAATCGGGGCTCTACCCCGCAGATGTGCCGGTGGCGCAGTTTACTCCGGAGCAAAAGCACGCGCTGTACTACCTGGATGATGTCAAGGTGAAGGTAGCGGGGGTGAATATGAGCTACCTGGGCGTGGTGCCGCGCATGCGCCAATCCATGCTGAGCAAGGACCCGGAATCCTTGAAGAAGCACGTGCGCGAGTTCGTCCAGCGGGCGGTGCGCTTTGTGCCGTGCCCGGCGTGCGGGGGAACTCGCTTGGCGGAGCACGTGCGCAACTCTTTCCTGAATGGTTTGTCCTTGGCTGAGGTGTGTGAGCTGGAGTTGCCGCAGGTGCGTGCGTGGGCAAGCGAGATTGCCGATGCCCCGGTAGCTCCCCTAGTTTCCTCCCTCACCGCCGCCCTGGATGCGGCCATCGACTTGGGGTTGGGCTATCTGACGCTGTCGCGCCCGGCGGGCAGCTTATCGGGAGGTGAGGCTCAGCGCACCCGGATGGTGCGGCACATGGGATCGGCGCTTACGGATGTGACGTATGTGTTTGACGAGCCCACCTCGGGGCTCCACCCCCACGATATCGACCGGGTGAACCGACTGCTGCTGGCGCTGCGCGATAAGGGCAACACGGTGCTGGTGGTCGAGCACAAGCCGCAGACGATTGCCATTGCAGATTATGTGGTGGATATGGGACCGGCGGCGGGGTCGCTGGGTGGGGAAGTGGTCTTTGCTGGCACCGTGGAGCAGCTGCGCGGCGCGGATACGGTCACGGGCCGGCATTTGGCAGATGCTGCGCAGCTCAAGTCTTCTGTGCGCTCGCCGCGCGGGCAACTGCAGATTGTGGGGGCGGCATCGAATAACCTGCGCGACGTGGATCTGGAAATCCCAGTGGGGGTGCTTACGGCGGTAACGGGTGTGGCTGGTTCAGGAAAGACGTCGCTGCTGGCGCACCTGCCGGAGTTAATTGAGGATCCGGCGCGGGTGCTGCGCGTGGACCAGGGCGCGGTCAAGGGCTCGCGTCGGTCGAATCCGGCCACGTATACCGGGGCGTTGGACTCGCTGCGCAAGGCTTTTGCGAAGGCCAATGGGGTCTCCGCGGCGTTGTTTAGCGCCAACTCCGAGGGTGCCTGCCCGGCGTGCAACGGCGCGGGCGTGGTCTATGTGGACTTGGGAGTGATGTCTGGGGTGGACGTGCCGTGCGATGTGTGCGAGGGCCGCCGGTTTGCCCAGGGTGTGCTCGACTACCGCCTGGGCGGGTTGTCCATTGCGGATGTGCTGGATTTGCCCGCGGCGCGTGCGGCGGAGTTCTGCGCGGATAATCGCATTGGGCCTGCGGCTAAGATTTGCCGCACCTTGGTGCAGGTGGGCCTGGGCTATGTGACTCTTGGCCAACCGCTGACCACTTTGTCCGGCGGGGAACAGCAGCGACTGAAGCTGGCCGCTCACCTGCACGATAAGAAATCTACGGCAGATATTTTGGTCCTCGATGAGCCCTCTACGGGTCTTCACCCCGCCGACGTTACCGTTTTGCTCGAGCTACTAGACGTACTGGTGGACCAGGGCAATACCGTCATTGTGGTGGAGCATAATCTGGCGGTGATTGCGCATGTGGATTACGTCATTGACCTCGGCCCTGGCGCCGGCAGTGCTGGCGGTACGGTGGTGGCCGAAGGCACCCCAGCCCAGCTGGTGCAGCAGCAGCCCGCCCATTCTCTGACAGCGCAGTATCTGGCCCGCTACCTCGACGCCCCGCCCGCGCAGCCCTAA
- a CDS encoding sigma-70 family RNA polymerase sigma factor, with translation MSETDLDGLVPLAASGSRRALQEIIQIIYPQVLRYCRARIGGGRHPTAEDVTQEICLAVATSIDRYEDKGRPFMAFVYGIAFNKVTDAHRSFGRDHSIPTEELPDVVGENTPEENALALDGSNKVRALLDTLSDKARDIIILRVFVGLSAEETAEIVGSTPGAVRVAQHRALNQLRKAL, from the coding sequence GTGAGCGAGACCGACCTTGATGGCTTGGTGCCATTGGCTGCGAGCGGCAGCCGGCGGGCGCTGCAAGAGATAATCCAGATCATTTACCCGCAGGTCCTGCGGTATTGCCGCGCGCGAATTGGGGGTGGGCGCCACCCCACGGCGGAGGATGTGACCCAGGAGATTTGCTTGGCGGTGGCTACGTCTATTGATAGATATGAGGACAAGGGCCGACCGTTTATGGCGTTTGTCTACGGCATTGCGTTTAACAAGGTCACCGACGCACATCGCAGTTTTGGGCGGGACCATTCCATTCCCACGGAGGAGTTGCCGGATGTTGTGGGGGAGAACACGCCGGAGGAGAACGCTTTGGCGCTGGACGGCAGTAACAAGGTGCGTGCGCTGCTCGATACATTAAGTGATAAGGCGCGTGACATCATTATCCTGCGGGTTTTCGTTGGGCTGAGTGCTGAGGAGACTGCGGAGATTGTGGGTTCAACGCCGGGCGCGGTACGCGTCGCGCAGCATCGTGCGTTGAATCAATTGCGCAAGGCGTTGTGA
- a CDS encoding DUF5319 domain-containing protein encodes MNFFANMPRDPFADDPNDPASFLEDDEQMAPLTPEERVAISNDLRLVQEFARVLRPRGVEGVFFICEDCTEEHYYEWEIMAANMRATLNDELAPVHEPGARPDPSRYVTWDYAMGYLDGVSQR; translated from the coding sequence GTGAACTTTTTCGCTAACATGCCGCGCGATCCTTTCGCCGATGACCCCAATGACCCGGCATCCTTCTTGGAAGACGATGAGCAGATGGCGCCGCTCACCCCGGAAGAGCGCGTGGCTATCAGCAACGACTTGCGCCTAGTGCAGGAATTTGCCCGTGTACTGCGGCCCCGCGGCGTAGAGGGGGTGTTCTTCATTTGCGAGGACTGCACTGAGGAGCATTACTACGAGTGGGAAATCATGGCGGCAAATATGCGCGCTACCCTCAACGATGAGCTAGCCCCCGTCCATGAGCCGGGCGCACGGCCCGACCCTTCGCGTTACGTGACCTGGGATTACGCCATGGGTTACCTGGACGGAGTGTCTCAGCGCTAG
- the guaB gene encoding IMP dehydrogenase: protein MTNSHVSTGGDDPNKVALYGLTFDDVLLLPAESNIVPSEVDTTAQFTRNIRLGVPLASAAMDTVTEARMAIAMARQGGIGVLHRNLSIESQAEQVEIVKRSESGMVTDPITASPDMTIAEVDELCARYRISGLPVVDSEGTLLGICTNRDMRFEPDFDRKVSDIMTPMPLVVAKEGVSKEQALSLLSTNKVEKLPIVDGANKLVGLITVKDFVKTEQFPNASKDGSGRLLVAAGIGTGEESYQRAGALVDAGVDVLVVDSAHAHNNRVLEMVARVQQDFGSKVDVIGGNLATREAAKAMIEAGADGIKVGIGPGSICTTRVVAGVGAPQITAIMEAAAVAGPAGVPIIGDGGMQYSGDVAKALAAGADTVMLGSMFAGTTEAPGDIVVVQGKQYKRYRGMGSMGAMQGRGLSGEKRSYSKDRYFQADVKSEDKLVPEGVEGRVPFRGDIDAIVHQIIGGLRASMGYTGSATLAELKTKRFVQITAAGLKESHPHHLQQIVEAPNYR, encoded by the coding sequence ATGACAAATTCGCATGTATCTACTGGTGGAGATGACCCAAACAAGGTTGCCCTGTACGGCCTGACTTTTGATGATGTACTGCTGCTGCCAGCAGAGTCCAACATCGTGCCCTCCGAGGTAGATACCACCGCGCAGTTCACTCGCAACATCCGCCTGGGGGTGCCGCTGGCGTCTGCCGCCATGGACACCGTCACGGAAGCCCGGATGGCTATTGCGATGGCCCGCCAGGGCGGCATCGGCGTGCTCCACCGCAACTTGTCCATTGAAAGCCAGGCGGAGCAGGTCGAAATTGTCAAGCGCTCTGAGTCTGGCATGGTCACGGACCCGATTACGGCCTCGCCGGACATGACCATTGCGGAGGTAGATGAGCTGTGCGCACGCTACCGCATTTCCGGCCTGCCGGTCGTGGACTCCGAAGGCACCCTGCTGGGCATTTGCACCAACCGCGATATGCGTTTCGAACCGGACTTTGATCGCAAGGTCTCCGACATTATGACGCCCATGCCGCTGGTAGTGGCCAAGGAGGGCGTGTCCAAGGAGCAGGCGCTGTCTCTGTTGTCGACTAACAAGGTAGAAAAGCTGCCCATTGTCGATGGCGCGAATAAGCTGGTGGGACTGATTACGGTCAAGGATTTTGTCAAGACCGAGCAGTTCCCGAATGCATCCAAGGACGGCTCCGGCCGTCTGCTGGTAGCTGCCGGAATTGGTACGGGCGAGGAGTCCTACCAGCGCGCCGGTGCTTTGGTAGACGCTGGGGTGGATGTCCTGGTGGTGGACTCGGCTCACGCCCACAACAACCGCGTGCTGGAGATGGTGGCCCGCGTGCAGCAAGACTTTGGCAGCAAGGTCGATGTTATTGGCGGCAACCTGGCCACGCGTGAGGCCGCAAAGGCCATGATTGAGGCCGGTGCGGACGGCATCAAGGTGGGCATTGGCCCGGGCTCCATCTGTACTACCCGCGTGGTGGCCGGCGTGGGTGCGCCGCAAATCACCGCAATTATGGAGGCCGCTGCTGTGGCCGGCCCGGCGGGTGTGCCGATTATCGGCGACGGCGGCATGCAGTACTCCGGCGATGTTGCCAAGGCCCTGGCCGCAGGCGCGGATACGGTCATGCTGGGCTCGATGTTTGCAGGTACTACGGAAGCCCCGGGGGACATCGTGGTGGTCCAGGGCAAACAGTACAAGCGTTACCGCGGCATGGGCTCCATGGGGGCCATGCAGGGCCGTGGCCTGTCCGGGGAGAAGCGCTCCTACTCCAAGGACCGCTACTTCCAGGCAGACGTCAAGAGCGAGGACAAGCTGGTGCCGGAAGGCGTGGAGGGACGCGTGCCTTTCCGTGGGGACATTGACGCCATTGTCCACCAGATTATCGGCGGCCTGCGGGCGTCTATGGGTTATACCGGCTCGGCCACCCTGGCGGAGCTTAAGACCAAGCGCTTTGTGCAGATCACCGCAGCAGGTTTGAAGGAATCCCACCCGCACCACCTGCAGCAGATCGTCGAAGCCCCGAACTACCGCTAA
- a CDS encoding GuaB3 family IMP dehydrogenase-related protein has product MRDYVEIGVGREARRTYDLDQISLVPTRRTRTSKDVDTSWSIDAYTFDIPLVSHPTDALATPEFAIEMGKQGGLGVLNAEGLLGRHADLDGALAQVSENPQDLSTLQELHAAEINHELLAERIAQVRDSGVTVAVRVSPQRARELAPVVVKAGAEILFIQGTLISAEHVQTGGEPLNLKEFIGSLDIPVIAGGVADYTTALHLMRAGAAGIIVGSGVNTNAETVGIDVPMATTIADVAAARRDYLDETGGRYVHVLADGGVETSGDIAKAIACGADGVVLGSVLGRAAEAGGKGWYWPSTAGHPRFPRGIIESVDAPNFAPLADSPAPSLAVVLHGPSNQPFGELNLVGGLRRAMAKCGYTDLKSFQKVGLAVRA; this is encoded by the coding sequence ATGCGTGACTATGTAGAGATTGGCGTGGGCCGCGAGGCCCGCCGCACCTATGATTTGGACCAGATTTCCTTGGTCCCCACCCGCCGGACGCGTACGTCGAAGGACGTAGATACTAGCTGGAGTATCGACGCCTACACCTTCGATATTCCGTTGGTGTCCCACCCTACTGATGCCCTGGCCACGCCCGAGTTCGCCATTGAGATGGGTAAGCAAGGTGGGCTGGGTGTGCTCAACGCGGAAGGCCTACTGGGCCGCCACGCGGACTTGGATGGCGCGTTGGCGCAGGTCAGCGAGAACCCGCAGGACTTGTCCACGCTGCAGGAGCTGCATGCAGCAGAGATTAACCATGAGTTGCTGGCGGAGCGCATTGCCCAGGTCCGTGACTCTGGTGTGACGGTGGCGGTGCGGGTCTCCCCGCAGCGCGCCCGTGAACTCGCACCGGTGGTGGTCAAGGCCGGTGCGGAGATTTTGTTCATCCAGGGCACCCTGATTTCGGCGGAGCACGTCCAAACGGGTGGGGAACCGCTAAACCTCAAGGAGTTCATAGGTTCGCTGGACATCCCGGTCATTGCTGGTGGCGTGGCGGATTACACTACGGCGCTGCACTTGATGCGTGCGGGTGCGGCCGGCATCATCGTGGGCTCTGGGGTCAATACCAACGCGGAGACCGTGGGGATTGATGTGCCCATGGCCACCACTATTGCGGATGTGGCAGCTGCGCGTCGCGACTATCTGGATGAGACCGGCGGGCGTTATGTGCACGTGCTGGCAGATGGCGGCGTGGAGACCTCCGGGGACATTGCCAAGGCCATTGCGTGCGGTGCCGATGGCGTGGTCCTCGGCTCTGTGCTGGGGCGCGCGGCGGAAGCTGGTGGTAAGGGCTGGTACTGGCCGTCTACCGCAGGTCACCCCCGTTTCCCGCGTGGTATCATTGAGTCTGTCGATGCCCCCAATTTCGCCCCGCTTGCCGATTCCCCCGCTCCCTCCCTCGCCGTTGTCCTCCACGGTCCCTCCAATCAGCCTTTTGGCGAGTTGAATTTGGTGGGTGGCCTGCGCCGGGCGATGGCCAAGTGTGGCTACACCGATTTGAAGTCCTTCCAGAAGGTTGGCCTGGCGGTGCGCGCTTAA
- the guaA gene encoding glutamine-hydrolyzing GMP synthase — protein MTTSNPRPVLVVDFGAQYAQLIARRVREANIYSEVVPNSASVEEIKAKQPVALILSGGPSSVYEDGAPALKPELLELGIPVFGICYGFQAMNHALGGTVASTGEREYGRTDLQVTGGVLHAGLEETHKVWMSHGDAVAQAPEGFEVTATSAGAPVAAFECLSKRMAGVQYHPEVLHSPHGQEVLTRFLTEVAGLEQNWTADNIAEQLIAQVREQIGEDGRAICGLSGGVDSAVAAALVQRAIGDRLTCVFVDHGLLRAGEREQVEKDFVASTGAKLITADEREAFLSKLAGVTDPEAKRKAIGAEFIRSFERAVDQALDGEDTAFLVQGTLYPDVVESGGGDGTANIKSHHNVGGLPDDVEFELVEPLRLLFKDEVRAVGRELGLPEEIVARQPFPGPGLGIRIIGEVTAERLEILREADLIARTELTNAGLDAEIWQCPVVLLADVRSVGVQGDGRTYGHPIVLRPVSSEDAMTADWTRIPYEVLEKISTRITNEVKDVNRVVLDVTSKPPGTIEWE, from the coding sequence GTGACTACATCTAATCCTCGCCCCGTCCTGGTGGTGGATTTTGGTGCTCAGTATGCGCAGCTGATTGCGCGGCGCGTGCGTGAGGCCAATATCTACTCCGAGGTCGTGCCAAATTCCGCGTCAGTTGAAGAGATTAAGGCTAAGCAGCCGGTTGCGCTAATTCTTTCCGGCGGGCCATCGTCTGTGTATGAGGACGGTGCCCCGGCGTTGAAACCGGAGCTACTGGAGCTGGGGATTCCGGTCTTCGGCATTTGCTACGGCTTCCAGGCTATGAACCACGCGTTGGGGGGCACGGTGGCCTCCACTGGAGAGCGCGAGTACGGCCGCACGGACCTACAGGTCACTGGCGGTGTGTTGCACGCCGGCCTGGAGGAAACCCATAAGGTATGGATGTCCCACGGGGATGCCGTGGCGCAGGCCCCGGAGGGCTTTGAGGTTACCGCTACCTCGGCTGGCGCGCCGGTGGCGGCGTTTGAGTGTCTGTCCAAGCGTATGGCGGGTGTGCAGTACCACCCGGAGGTGCTGCATTCGCCGCACGGCCAGGAGGTGCTCACGCGCTTCCTCACCGAGGTCGCTGGCCTGGAACAGAACTGGACCGCAGATAACATCGCGGAGCAGTTGATTGCGCAGGTGCGCGAGCAGATCGGGGAAGACGGCCGCGCCATTTGTGGCCTGTCCGGTGGTGTGGATTCCGCCGTGGCGGCCGCGCTGGTGCAGCGCGCGATTGGGGATCGCCTGACGTGCGTCTTCGTGGATCATGGGCTGTTGCGCGCGGGCGAGCGCGAGCAGGTGGAGAAGGACTTCGTGGCCTCGACTGGCGCGAAGCTGATTACGGCCGATGAGCGTGAGGCTTTCTTGTCCAAGTTGGCTGGGGTCACGGACCCGGAGGCCAAGCGTAAGGCGATTGGTGCGGAGTTCATCCGCTCTTTTGAGCGCGCCGTGGATCAGGCCTTGGATGGCGAGGACACCGCGTTTTTGGTCCAGGGCACCTTGTACCCGGATGTGGTGGAGTCCGGAGGCGGCGATGGCACCGCGAATATCAAGTCCCACCACAACGTTGGCGGTTTGCCGGATGACGTGGAGTTTGAGCTGGTAGAGCCGCTGCGCTTGCTGTTTAAGGATGAGGTCCGCGCGGTCGGCCGGGAGCTGGGGCTGCCGGAGGAGATCGTGGCGCGCCAGCCTTTCCCGGGCCCGGGCCTGGGCATCCGCATTATCGGTGAGGTCACCGCGGAGCGGCTGGAGATCCTGCGCGAAGCCGATCTGATTGCCCGCACGGAGCTGACCAACGCCGGTTTGGATGCAGAGATTTGGCAGTGCCCGGTGGTGCTGCTGGCAGACGTGCGCTCTGTGGGCGTGCAGGGCGATGGCCGCACCTACGGCCACCCGATTGTGCTGCGTCCGGTGTCTTCTGAGGACGCCATGACCGCCGACTGGACCCGCATCCCGTATGAGGTGCTGGAGAAGATCTCCACGCGCATCACCAACGAAGTCAAGGACGTCAACCGGGTGGTCTTGGACGTGACATCCAAGCCGCCGGGAACCATCGAGTGGGAGTAA
- a CDS encoding DUF4179 domain-containing protein translates to MNTDFDTRFREDLRAELDSQHVPLPQRQALVERLVAASADTARPSTGDADTAGLSTARGSAAGPGAASASTGRGRRHVAAAIAAAMLAGGGLSAVAAGNLNLDLVQDLFGTAADTEIVERIGRPIGAVAEDQGVRVRAEQVLGDAHNIAVVYSIERTDGRPLDLPPTAGGLLGAGFADATISARGGTPASYAGSSYFFDADPTEPSIQYVEKLMLSGDELIGKNLHVTLKDLQALPGQDAAPDAHPQTIAPGKWTLNFALNYEDASRPFNPAGNVAAMSLSPIALNVEVQGVPEGHSVDEYLNSLGPARVHLGGETVTAASPAAACDEHVCHLSFPMPQLLNPAHATSIELGGQVFRD, encoded by the coding sequence ATGAACACCGACTTTGACACCCGCTTTCGCGAAGATTTGCGCGCCGAGCTCGATTCCCAGCACGTGCCCCTGCCGCAGCGGCAGGCGCTGGTGGAGCGGCTGGTGGCGGCATCGGCAGACACGGCCAGGCCAAGCACAGGCGACGCCGACACGGCGGGGCTGAGTACAGCACGAGGCAGTGCGGCCGGGCCGGGGGCGGCATCGGCAAGCACGGGCCGGGGACGGCGCCACGTCGCGGCTGCCATCGCGGCGGCAATGCTCGCAGGCGGCGGGCTCAGCGCCGTGGCCGCCGGCAACCTCAACCTGGACCTGGTGCAGGACCTGTTTGGAACGGCGGCGGATACGGAGATTGTGGAGCGCATCGGCAGGCCGATTGGTGCTGTGGCCGAGGACCAGGGCGTGCGCGTGCGCGCGGAGCAAGTGCTTGGCGATGCCCACAATATCGCCGTGGTCTATAGCATCGAGCGCACTGATGGCCGCCCGCTAGACCTGCCGCCTACCGCCGGTGGCCTGCTGGGAGCGGGGTTTGCGGACGCCACGATCTCGGCCCGCGGCGGCACGCCGGCGAGCTACGCGGGCAGCTCCTATTTCTTTGATGCGGACCCCACTGAGCCATCTATCCAATACGTGGAGAAGCTCATGCTCAGCGGCGATGAGCTCATTGGCAAAAATCTCCACGTCACGCTCAAAGATTTGCAAGCCCTCCCGGGCCAAGACGCCGCGCCGGATGCCCACCCGCAGACAATTGCCCCCGGCAAGTGGACACTCAACTTCGCGCTGAACTACGAAGATGCCTCGCGTCCGTTTAACCCGGCTGGGAATGTCGCGGCGATGTCGCTGTCGCCGATTGCCCTCAACGTCGAGGTGCAGGGCGTGCCGGAGGGGCACAGCGTGGACGAGTACTTAAACAGCCTTGGCCCCGCGCGCGTGCATCTGGGCGGCGAGACGGTTACGGCGGCTTCTCCTGCTGCCGCCTGCGATGAGCACGTTTGCCACCTCAGCTTCCCGATGCCTCAGCTGCTCAACCCCGCCCACGCCACCAGCATCGAGCTGGGCGGGCAGGTTTTCCGCGACTAG